In Lycorma delicatula isolate Av1 chromosome 10, ASM4794821v1, whole genome shotgun sequence, a genomic segment contains:
- the LOC142331123 gene encoding uncharacterized protein LOC142331123 isoform X2, with translation MHCFLGTDFSCMYVLCMCYVVTQASVQNKENLNAAASRSSTEATGTSHSESTSNKTSGTSNIISNDIVNSSVTNISDGEVPDSPLHEFISDTFTASKQDLLEVEQNMKKLGITDDAQSRSAKNGSNTAQID, from the coding sequence atgcactGCTTCCTCGGTACTGATTTTTCATGTATGTACGTCTTGTGTATGTGTTATGTAGTGACCCAAGCATCAGTACAGAATAAGGAAAATTTGAATGCGGCTGCTTCCAGATCAAGTACAGAAGCGACTGGCACTAGTCATTCTGAATCGACCTCTAATAAAACATCTGGTACATCTAATATTATCAGTAATGATATCGTTAATAGCAGTGTAACTAATATTAGTGATGGTGAAGTGCCTGATAGCCCTTTACATGAATTTATTTCTGATACTTTTACGGCAAGTAAACAAGATTTATTAGAAGTTGAACAGAATATGAAGAAACTTGGAATAACTGATGATGCTCAATCAAGATCAGCTAAAAATG
- the LOC142331123 gene encoding uncharacterized protein LOC142331123 isoform X3 has translation MHCFLGTDFSCMYVLCMCYVVTQASVQNKENLNAAASRSSTEATGTSHSESTSNKTSGTSNIISNDIVNSSVTNISDGEVPDSPLHEFISDTFTASKQDLLEVEQNMKKLGITDDAQSRSAKNA, from the coding sequence atgcactGCTTCCTCGGTACTGATTTTTCATGTATGTACGTCTTGTGTATGTGTTATGTAGTGACCCAAGCATCAGTACAGAATAAGGAAAATTTGAATGCGGCTGCTTCCAGATCAAGTACAGAAGCGACTGGCACTAGTCATTCTGAATCGACCTCTAATAAAACATCTGGTACATCTAATATTATCAGTAATGATATCGTTAATAGCAGTGTAACTAATATTAGTGATGGTGAAGTGCCTGATAGCCCTTTACATGAATTTATTTCTGATACTTTTACGGCAAGTAAACAAGATTTATTAGAAGTTGAACAGAATATGAAGAAACTTGGAATAACTGATGATGCTCAATCAAGATCAGCTAAAAATG